Proteins encoded within one genomic window of Maridesulfovibrio bastinii DSM 16055:
- the rpsL gene encoding 30S ribosomal protein S12, with protein MPTINQLIRKGREQQIKRKKTPALQACPQRRGVCTRVYTTTPKKPNSALRKVARVRLTNSIEVTAYIGGEGHNLQEHSVVLIRGGRVKDLPGVRYHIVRGSLDTAGVADRRKGRSKYGAKRPK; from the coding sequence ATGCCAACCATAAATCAGCTTATAAGAAAAGGGCGTGAGCAGCAGATCAAGCGCAAGAAGACTCCTGCGCTTCAGGCTTGCCCCCAGCGTCGTGGAGTATGCACAAGAGTATACACCACAACCCCTAAGAAACCTAACTCCGCTCTGCGTAAGGTCGCTCGTGTGCGTCTGACTAACAGCATCGAAGTTACTGCATACATCGGCGGTGAAGGCCATAACCTTCAGGAACACTCAGTTGTTCTGATCCGCGGTGGTCGTGTAAAGGACTTACCTGGTGTTCGTTATCACATTGTCCGCGGTTCTCTCGATACTGCCGGTGTTGCAGATCGTCGTAAGGGCCGTTCCAAGTACGGCGCAAAGCGTCCTAAATAG
- the rplC gene encoding 50S ribosomal protein L3 translates to MSKTIGILGKKLGMTRIFADDGTIVPVTVIEAGPCPVMQIKTEEKEGYNAVQIGFDAIPERKVNKPAKGHQEKAGKGFFRQLREFPLDSVSEYELGQEITVDVFAAGDKVKVTGTSKGKGFQGVMKRWNFKGSRASHGAEKIHRSPGSIGHATFPGKVFKGKKMPGQMGNERVTISNIEIVDVRADENVLVVKGQVPGPKNGLVMIRKTS, encoded by the coding sequence ATGTCTAAAACAATCGGTATACTCGGTAAAAAACTCGGCATGACCCGTATCTTCGCTGATGACGGAACTATTGTTCCTGTTACAGTTATTGAAGCCGGACCCTGCCCTGTAATGCAGATTAAAACCGAAGAGAAGGAAGGCTACAACGCCGTCCAGATCGGTTTTGATGCTATACCAGAGCGTAAAGTTAATAAGCCCGCCAAAGGCCATCAGGAAAAGGCTGGCAAGGGATTCTTCCGCCAACTGCGTGAATTTCCCCTTGACTCTGTTTCTGAATATGAACTTGGCCAGGAAATCACTGTTGATGTTTTTGCCGCAGGAGACAAGGTAAAAGTTACCGGTACCTCCAAAGGTAAAGGCTTTCAGGGTGTTATGAAGCGTTGGAACTTTAAAGGTTCACGTGCATCTCACGGTGCTGAAAAAATCCATCGTTCTCCTGGTTCAATCGGCCACGCCACATTCCCCGGTAAGGTCTTCAAGGGCAAAAAAATGCCCGGTCAGATGGGCAATGAGCGAGTCACCATTTCCAATATTGAAATTGTCGATGTTCGTGCAGACGAGAATGTTCTCGTGGTTAAGGGACAGGTTCCCGGACCGAAGAACGGACTGGTGATGATTCGCAAGACCAGCTAG
- the rpsJ gene encoding 30S ribosomal protein S10 produces MVSMTSDRIRIKLKAYDYRILDKAVTEIVDTARNTGAAIAGPIPLPTHIHRTTIQRSVHVDKKSREQFEQRTHKRLLDILEPTQQTVDALGKLSLPAGVDVEIKL; encoded by the coding sequence ATGGTTTCGATGACTAGTGATCGTATCAGAATCAAGCTCAAGGCTTACGACTATCGTATCCTTGATAAAGCTGTGACCGAAATTGTGGATACTGCCCGCAATACTGGTGCAGCTATCGCCGGTCCCATTCCGCTCCCTACTCACATCCATAGGACAACTATTCAGCGTTCCGTTCACGTTGATAAAAAGTCCCGTGAGCAGTTTGAGCAGAGGACTCACAAGCGTTTGCTTGATATCCTTGAACCCACCCAGCAGACCGTAGACGCCCTTGGAAAGCTCAGCCTTCCCGCCGGCGTTGACGTCGAAATTAAGCTCTAG
- the rpsG gene encoding 30S ribosomal protein S7, with product MPRKGPIPKRPVLPDPVYGSQLATKFMNRLMYSGKKSTSEAIFYEALEFLAEKTQEDPIKAFEKAVENVKPQVEVKSRRVGGATYQVPVEVRPERQTSLAIRWVINYARTRGEKGMVARLSGELLDAFNKRGGAVKKKEDTHRMADANKAFAHYRW from the coding sequence ATGCCTCGTAAAGGTCCAATACCCAAAAGACCGGTTCTTCCGGATCCGGTATATGGAAGTCAGCTCGCTACCAAGTTCATGAACAGACTCATGTACAGCGGTAAAAAGAGTACTTCCGAAGCAATTTTTTATGAAGCTCTGGAATTTCTGGCTGAAAAAACTCAGGAAGATCCAATTAAAGCTTTCGAAAAGGCAGTTGAAAACGTAAAGCCTCAGGTAGAAGTAAAGTCACGCCGTGTTGGTGGTGCTACTTATCAGGTTCCGGTTGAAGTTCGTCCCGAGCGTCAGACTTCACTCGCTATCAGGTGGGTCATCAACTACGCTCGTACTAGAGGTGAAAAGGGCATGGTTGCCCGCCTTAGCGGTGAACTTCTTGACGCGTTCAACAAACGCGGCGGCGCCGTTAAGAAAAAGGAAGATACCCATCGTATGGCAGACGCCAACAAAGCATTCGCCCACTATCGGTGGTAA
- the fusA gene encoding elongation factor G, translating to MPRSVPREKQRNIGIMAHIDAGKTTTTERILYYTGVSHKIGEVHDGEATMDWMVQEQERGITITSAATTCFWREHRINIIDTPGHVDFTMEVERALRVLDGAVAVFDAVSGVEPQSETVWRQADRYKVPRIAFVNKMDRIGADFFRCVDMIRDRLGAKPVALQIPIGAEDEFEGVVDLVTGKAFIYDTDVTGKEYEKVDIPAEFQEQYEAMHLELIEAIAEENEELLDKYLGGEEITVEEITEGIRTATNNLTICPVLCGTAFKNKGVQPLLDAVVDFLPSPMDVKAIVGINPDNDEEVKCPCDDDKPLGALAFKLMTDPFVGHLTFLRIYSGKIISGDTVMNGATGKKERIGRLLKMHADKREEIKEAYAGDIVAAVGLKTVSTGDTLCELKSPVVLESLDIPDPVIEVAIEPKTKADRDLLSQSLVKLAKEDPSFRVKTDEETGQTLIAGMGELHLEIIVDRLLREFNVNANVGAPRVAYRESITKKVDTDLKYAKQSGGRGQYGHVVISIEPSEEEFEFADEIKGGVIPKEYIPAVERGIGDAMKNGVIAGYQLVGIKATLTFGSYHEVDSSEQAFYIAGSMALKDAVKKASPQLLEPVMAVEVVTPEEYLGDVMGDLNGRRGRVGSMDSRANAQVVKADVPLSEMFGYATDLRSKTQGRATFTMQFDHYEPVPNSIAEELIKKN from the coding sequence GTGCCTAGATCGGTCCCCAGAGAAAAACAGCGCAACATTGGTATTATGGCCCACATTGATGCGGGTAAAACTACTACCACTGAGCGTATCTTATATTATACTGGTGTATCTCACAAAATCGGTGAAGTTCATGATGGTGAAGCCACCATGGACTGGATGGTTCAGGAGCAGGAACGCGGTATTACAATTACAAGTGCTGCTACAACCTGCTTTTGGCGTGAACACCGTATCAACATCATTGATACACCCGGCCACGTTGACTTCACCATGGAAGTTGAGCGTGCTCTTCGTGTTCTTGACGGTGCAGTTGCTGTATTCGACGCTGTTTCAGGTGTTGAACCTCAGTCCGAAACAGTATGGCGCCAGGCTGACAGGTATAAAGTTCCCCGTATAGCCTTCGTCAACAAAATGGACCGTATCGGTGCGGACTTCTTCCGTTGCGTGGATATGATCCGTGACCGTCTTGGCGCAAAGCCTGTTGCTCTTCAGATTCCTATCGGAGCTGAAGACGAATTTGAAGGTGTTGTTGACCTGGTTACAGGTAAAGCCTTCATCTACGACACTGATGTAACAGGAAAGGAATACGAAAAAGTTGATATTCCGGCTGAGTTCCAGGAACAGTATGAAGCCATGCACCTCGAACTCATTGAAGCCATTGCAGAAGAAAACGAAGAACTTCTTGATAAGTATCTCGGCGGTGAAGAAATTACCGTTGAAGAAATTACAGAAGGTATTCGTACTGCAACCAATAATCTGACAATCTGCCCGGTTCTTTGCGGAACCGCTTTCAAGAACAAAGGTGTTCAGCCCCTTCTTGATGCAGTTGTTGATTTTCTGCCTTCTCCCATGGATGTTAAAGCTATTGTTGGTATCAATCCTGATAACGACGAAGAAGTTAAATGTCCTTGTGATGATGACAAACCTCTTGGCGCACTCGCATTCAAGTTGATGACTGACCCCTTTGTAGGTCATCTTACCTTCCTGCGTATCTATTCCGGTAAGATTATCAGTGGTGACACTGTAATGAACGGAGCTACAGGTAAAAAGGAAAGAATTGGTCGTCTGCTTAAAATGCATGCTGATAAGCGTGAGGAAATCAAGGAAGCATACGCTGGTGACATCGTTGCAGCAGTTGGTCTTAAGACTGTTTCAACCGGTGACACTCTTTGTGAACTCAAATCACCTGTTGTTCTTGAGTCACTTGATATTCCTGATCCGGTTATCGAAGTTGCCATTGAGCCTAAGACAAAAGCCGACCGTGATCTGCTCAGCCAGAGTCTCGTTAAGCTTGCTAAAGAAGACCCTTCATTCCGTGTTAAAACTGATGAAGAAACAGGTCAGACTCTTATTGCCGGTATGGGCGAGCTCCATCTGGAAATCATTGTTGATCGTCTGCTTCGTGAGTTCAATGTTAACGCTAATGTTGGTGCTCCCCGCGTTGCTTACCGTGAATCTATCACCAAGAAAGTTGATACAGATCTTAAATACGCTAAGCAGTCCGGTGGTCGTGGTCAGTATGGTCACGTTGTTATCTCAATTGAGCCCAGTGAAGAAGAATTTGAATTTGCTGATGAAATCAAGGGTGGCGTAATTCCCAAGGAATACATTCCTGCCGTTGAACGTGGTATCGGCGACGCTATGAAAAATGGTGTTATTGCCGGTTACCAGCTCGTTGGTATCAAAGCTACTCTTACATTTGGTTCTTACCACGAAGTTGACTCCTCTGAGCAGGCATTCTACATTGCCGGTTCAATGGCTCTTAAAGATGCTGTTAAAAAGGCTAGTCCTCAGCTTCTTGAGCCTGTCATGGCAGTAGAAGTTGTTACTCCCGAAGAGTATCTCGGTGATGTAATGGGTGACCTTAACGGTCGTCGCGGCAGAGTAGGCAGCATGGACTCAAGAGCTAACGCTCAGGTTGTAAAGGCTGATGTTCCTCTTAGCGAAATGTTCGGTTACGCAACCGACCTTCGTTCCAAGACTCAGGGACGCGCAACTTTTACAATGCAGTTCGACCATTACGAGCCTGTTCCGAACTCAATTGCAGAAGAACTCATTAAGAAAAATTAG
- the rpoC gene encoding DNA-directed RNA polymerase subunit beta', producing the protein MRGAPGGATPDQGLKGLQISIAAPETIREWSFGEVKKPETINYRTFKPERDGLFCAKIFGPVKDYECNCGKYKRMKHRGIVCEKCGVEVIASKVRRERMGHIELAAPVAHIWFLKTLPSKIGTLLDITMSDLEKVLYFDSYIVLDPGETPLKMHQIISEDQYFQVVDHYGEDAIKVGMGAETIRTLLEAIDMETLRHELREESISTRSQTKKKKLTKRLKIVEAFIDSGNKCEWMIMEVIPVIPPELRPLVPLDGGRFATSDLNDLYRRVINRNNRLKRLMELGAPDIIIRNEKRMLQESVDALFDNGRRGRAITGTNGRPLKSLSDMIKGKQGRFRQNLLGKRVDYSGRSVITCGPKLKLHQCGLPKKMALELFKPFIYAELERREIATTIKSAKKMVEREDLVVWDILDNVVREYPIMLNRAPTLHRLGIQSFEPILIEGKALQLHPLVCSAYNADFDGDQMAVHVPLSVEAQIECRVLMMSTNNILSPANGQPIINPSQDIVLGLYYLTVERSFVQGEGMVFTAPWEVIAANDAGVVHLHARIKVRIGGELVDTTCGRVIVGELLPPELGFEHVNKVMTKKNIAKLVATAYRTAGTKASVILCDKLKDLGYEYSTRAGVTIGVKDLNIPSKKAQLLEDAQNEVEDIEAQYREGIITRTEKYNKVVDVWTKVTNDISSEMTKEISQDILVDPKTGKKEINTSFNSIFMMAHSGSRGNQDQMRQLAGMRGLMAKPSGEIIETPITSSFREGLSVLQYFISTHGARKGLADTALKTANSGYLTRRLVDVVQDVTVSEYDCGTVDGLEITHYIKGGEIKEKLADRVLGRVTMHAIVKEDTGEVIVPENTLIDEKYAELIDQNGINSMTIRSPLSCRSKHGVCACCYGRDLARGHLVNVGETVGIIAAQSIGEPGTQLTMRTFHIGGTASREIEQSSLEAQHTGTIVLSRMRTVRNSDGHLMVLGKSCQVGIVDEQGREREKYVLPSGAKLYLDDGQAVTKGTTIAEWDPLAEPFITDVTGTVKFTDLVEGKTYQERVDEATNQTTFTITEYRSTNFKPSISICGEDGEPLMRPGTALKAIYPLPVGAILMVRDGNSVNAGDVIARKLRETSKTKDIVGGLPRVAELFEVRKPKELGIITEIDGVVSYGPESKGKRKIIVTPEFGDTKEYLIPKGRHITAQEGDFVECGDLLTEGLPELHDILRVKGEKYLARFLVEEIQDVYRFQGVGINDKHIEVIVRQMLKKVSIVDPGETHFLVGEQVDKQRFAETNAEASAKGLKPAVAQTLVLGITQASLSTESFISAASFQETTKVLTESSLSGKKDYLRGLKENVIVGRLIPAGTGFRAYAKTGIIVPDQPERDDKFLEELQEEPLLVNE; encoded by the coding sequence ATGCGCGGAGCGCCTGGCGGAGCCACTCCTGACCAGGGTCTGAAAGGACTTCAGATTTCAATCGCAGCGCCCGAAACGATCAGGGAATGGTCTTTCGGTGAGGTGAAAAAGCCCGAGACCATCAACTACAGGACCTTCAAACCTGAAAGGGACGGTCTTTTCTGCGCCAAAATTTTCGGTCCTGTTAAAGACTATGAGTGCAACTGCGGTAAGTATAAACGCATGAAGCATCGTGGCATTGTTTGTGAGAAGTGCGGAGTTGAAGTTATTGCTTCAAAAGTCCGCCGTGAACGCATGGGCCATATTGAGCTTGCTGCTCCTGTTGCACACATCTGGTTTCTTAAAACATTACCTTCCAAGATCGGTACTCTGCTTGATATAACAATGTCCGATCTTGAAAAGGTTCTTTATTTTGATTCATATATTGTTCTCGATCCTGGTGAAACACCTCTCAAGATGCACCAGATTATTTCCGAGGATCAGTATTTTCAGGTTGTAGATCATTACGGCGAAGATGCCATAAAAGTTGGAATGGGTGCTGAAACTATCCGTACATTGCTTGAAGCAATTGATATGGAAACCCTCAGGCATGAGCTGCGTGAGGAATCTATTTCAACCCGTTCACAGACCAAAAAGAAAAAGCTTACCAAACGTCTTAAAATTGTTGAAGCTTTTATCGATTCAGGCAATAAATGCGAATGGATGATTATGGAAGTTATTCCGGTTATCCCGCCTGAATTGCGTCCTTTGGTCCCTCTTGATGGCGGTCGTTTCGCAACTTCCGATCTTAACGATCTCTACCGTAGGGTTATCAACAGAAACAACAGACTTAAAAGACTTATGGAGCTGGGTGCTCCTGATATTATTATCAGGAACGAAAAAAGAATGCTCCAGGAATCTGTTGACGCACTTTTCGACAACGGTCGTCGCGGCAGAGCTATCACCGGAACTAACGGTCGTCCCCTGAAATCACTCTCTGATATGATCAAGGGTAAGCAGGGACGTTTCCGTCAGAACCTTCTTGGTAAACGTGTCGACTATTCTGGTCGTTCCGTTATTACCTGTGGACCGAAACTGAAACTTCATCAGTGCGGTCTGCCCAAGAAAATGGCTCTGGAGCTTTTCAAACCATTTATCTATGCAGAGCTTGAGCGTCGTGAGATTGCCACAACAATCAAAAGCGCTAAAAAAATGGTCGAGCGTGAAGATTTAGTCGTATGGGATATTCTCGATAATGTTGTTCGCGAGTATCCTATCATGCTCAACCGTGCTCCTACACTGCACAGGCTCGGTATTCAGTCCTTTGAACCTATTCTGATCGAAGGTAAGGCTCTTCAGCTGCACCCCCTCGTCTGCTCGGCCTACAACGCTGACTTCGATGGTGACCAGATGGCAGTTCATGTTCCGCTTTCAGTGGAAGCTCAGATAGAATGCCGTGTTCTGATGATGAGTACCAACAACATCCTTTCACCTGCGAACGGTCAGCCAATTATCAACCCGAGTCAGGATATTGTTCTCGGTTTGTACTACCTGACTGTTGAGCGTTCTTTTGTTCAGGGTGAAGGAATGGTCTTTACCGCTCCCTGGGAAGTTATCGCAGCAAACGATGCAGGTGTTGTCCACCTTCATGCTCGTATTAAAGTTCGTATCGGCGGAGAACTCGTTGATACTACCTGCGGGCGTGTTATCGTTGGCGAACTTCTTCCTCCGGAACTCGGTTTCGAGCATGTCAACAAGGTTATGACCAAAAAGAATATCGCCAAGCTGGTTGCTACAGCCTACCGTACTGCAGGAACTAAAGCTTCAGTTATTCTTTGTGACAAGCTTAAAGACCTTGGTTATGAATATTCCACTCGCGCCGGTGTTACCATCGGTGTTAAAGACCTCAATATTCCAAGCAAGAAAGCACAGCTTCTTGAGGATGCTCAAAATGAGGTTGAAGATATTGAAGCACAGTACCGTGAAGGTATTATTACCCGTACTGAAAAGTACAATAAGGTTGTCGACGTCTGGACCAAAGTCACCAATGATATCTCATCTGAAATGACCAAAGAAATTTCACAGGATATTCTTGTTGATCCTAAGACCGGTAAGAAAGAGATTAACACCAGTTTTAACTCTATCTTCATGATGGCTCATTCAGGATCAAGAGGTAACCAGGACCAGATGCGTCAGCTCGCGGGTATGCGTGGTCTGATGGCCAAGCCTTCAGGTGAAATTATTGAAACTCCGATTACTTCATCTTTCCGTGAAGGTCTGTCGGTTCTTCAGTACTTCATTTCTACTCACGGTGCTCGTAAAGGTCTTGCGGATACCGCGCTTAAAACTGCAAACTCCGGTTATCTTACACGTCGTCTTGTTGACGTTGTTCAGGATGTAACCGTCAGTGAGTATGATTGCGGAACCGTAGACGGTCTTGAAATTACCCACTACATCAAGGGTGGCGAAATCAAGGAAAAACTCGCTGACAGAGTTCTCGGTCGTGTTACCATGCATGCCATTGTCAAAGAAGACACTGGCGAGGTAATCGTACCTGAAAATACACTTATCGATGAAAAATATGCTGAACTCATCGATCAGAATGGTATAAACTCCATGACTATCCGCTCACCATTGAGCTGCCGTAGTAAACATGGTGTTTGTGCCTGCTGTTATGGACGTGATCTCGCTCGCGGTCATCTGGTCAACGTTGGGGAGACTGTCGGTATTATTGCTGCACAGTCCATCGGTGAACCCGGAACCCAGCTGACCATGCGTACCTTCCATATTGGTGGTACTGCAAGCCGCGAAATCGAGCAGTCATCCTTAGAGGCACAGCACACTGGAACAATTGTGCTGAGCCGTATGCGCACTGTGCGCAACTCCGACGGTCACCTGATGGTATTGGGTAAGAGTTGCCAGGTCGGAATTGTGGACGAGCAGGGTAGAGAACGTGAAAAATATGTTCTTCCCTCCGGCGCAAAACTGTACCTCGATGACGGGCAGGCTGTAACAAAGGGAACTACCATTGCAGAATGGGATCCCCTCGCAGAGCCCTTCATCACTGACGTAACCGGTACGGTCAAGTTTACCGACTTAGTCGAAGGCAAGACCTATCAGGAACGTGTTGACGAAGCTACAAACCAGACTACGTTCACTATTACTGAATATCGCAGTACCAACTTTAAACCTTCTATCTCCATTTGCGGTGAAGACGGTGAACCTTTGATGCGGCCTGGTACGGCACTCAAAGCGATTTATCCCCTTCCTGTCGGAGCTATTCTGATGGTTAGAGACGGTAACAGCGTTAATGCCGGTGACGTTATCGCACGTAAGCTCCGCGAAACTTCGAAGACCAAGGACATTGTTGGTGGTCTTCCCCGAGTTGCTGAGCTGTTTGAAGTGCGCAAACCGAAGGAACTTGGAATCATAACGGAGATCGACGGTGTGGTCTCCTATGGACCCGAATCCAAAGGCAAGCGCAAAATCATTGTTACCCCGGAATTCGGTGACACTAAAGAGTACCTTATACCGAAAGGTCGTCACATTACCGCTCAGGAAGGAGACTTCGTTGAGTGCGGTGATCTGTTGACAGAAGGTCTGCCTGAACTTCACGATATCCTAAGAGTTAAGGGTGAAAAATACCTTGCCCGTTTCCTCGTGGAAGAAATTCAGGATGTTTACCGTTTCCAGGGCGTTGGTATCAACGACAAGCATATAGAAGTAATTGTCCGTCAGATGCTCAAGAAGGTTTCCATCGTTGATCCCGGTGAGACTCACTTCCTTGTTGGCGAACAGGTGGACAAGCAACGCTTCGCGGAAACAAATGCTGAAGCCAGTGCCAAGGGACTTAAACCTGCAGTTGCACAGACTCTCGTTCTTGGTATCACTCAGGCTTCATTGTCCACTGAATCCTTTATTTCCGCGGCTTCCTTCCAGGAAACCACTAAGGTTCTTACAGAATCTTCACTTAGCGGTAAAAAGGACTACCTCAGAGGACTTAAAGAAAATGTTATTGTCGGACGACTTATTCCGGCAGGAACAGGTTTCCGTGCATATGCAAAAACCGGCATCATCGTACCGGATCAGCCCGAGCGCGATGACAAGTTCCTTGAAGAACTTCAAGAAGAACCACTGCTGGTTAACGAATGA